One Glutamicibacter halophytocola DNA segment encodes these proteins:
- a CDS encoding 5-methylcytosine restriction system specificity protein McrC: protein MIFDAKYKAAPANGQYPNADHHQMLAYATASGRTDAWLVYAGPGRPAQRRVRNSGIYVHECPIDPSGTPCEVIRSY from the coding sequence TTGATTTTTGATGCAAAATACAAGGCTGCACCTGCGAATGGGCAATATCCGAACGCTGATCACCATCAGATGCTGGCCTATGCAACGGCAAGCGGTAGAACCGATGCATGGCTCGTGTATGCAGGTCCTGGTAGGCCCGCACAACGCCGCGTTCGAAATTCCGGAATCTATGTGCACGAGTGCCCCATTGATCCTTCCGGAACACCGTGCGAGGTTATCCGCTCGTATTGA